From Taeniopygia guttata chromosome 29, bTaeGut7.mat, whole genome shotgun sequence:
TTCTAAGGATtcatccccaaatttgggatttttccgGGTGGGGGGGTCTCAAGGATGGTGGGGGGGGGCGGACAGACATGGGGGTGCTCGGCCATGGGCCCCCCCCTCGgagtgtcccctccccccccccgtGTTTGTCACCCTGTCAGGCGCTGCCACCAAAGGTCACCGGGGCAAAAATAACCCAGGCGGTGGCAGCTGCGAGGGGGCAGAcaggggggcacgggggggacGGACTGGGGGTGTCCGCTGGTGGGTGACAGtggcagggaggtgacaggggCTCGGCTTTGGGGACATCTCCGGGGGGGTGACAGAACGACCGCGCTGTCCCGCAGGGATGAACGCGGCTGTGCGCGCCGTGGTGCGCGTGGGGATCTACACCGGGGCCAAGGTGTTCTTCGTGTGTGAGGTCAGTGTCAGCCCCCATCCCAAAACTCCACGGCCCCGctccaaaatttgggaaaaggtGTCATTTAACCACTGTCCACTCTGCTCCCCCCAGGGCTACCAGGGGCTGGTGGACGGCGGTGACCACATCAAGGAGGCCACGTGGGAGAGTGTGTCCATGATGCTGCAGCTGgtgagggacaggacaggggacacacagagggggacactgggggatcCCCTCCTGGGCTAGGGGGGCACTGGGTGTGGTCCTCACTGGTCCCAGTTTGTCCCTCACTGGTTCCAGTCTGAGCCTGGGCTTGGCAGAAAATGACCCAAACCagaggtgggatggggagaggaagggaagggtgGACACGGAcggacacagggatgggacgGGCGGATGGACGGACACAGGGACGGACACAgggagggacacagggagggaCAGCCACCCCACGGCCACCCACGCCCCGCCGTCCCCAGGGTGGCACGGTGATCGGCAGCGCGCGCTGCCAGGATTTCCGCGCGCGCGAGGggcggctccgcgccgcgcGGAACTTGGTCAAGCGTGGCATCACCAACCTGTGCGTGATCGGCGGCGACGGCAGCCTCACCGGGGCCGACACCTTCCGCGCCGAGTGGGGCGggctcctggcagagctgctcaaaACCGGTACGGGAGCCCAAAACCGCCCTGGGGTGAGGGAGGGGGGCAGAGGGAAAGGGTTGGGGTCAAAAGAGAAAGGTTTGGATTCAAAAGCACACCAAAATTTGGGTTTTCGCACACCAACGTGGGGTTCTTCCCCAATTATGGAAGTTTAGCACACCTTTGTTCCCCAGGGGGACATTTTGGAGAAGGGAGACAGAGAGAACGGGGGGTGTGGAAAGGTTTGGTTTCCAATCAGGATGTGAAACTcaaaaattggggtttttttccccaattatGGAGGTTTGGGGCACTGTTGAAGATGTTTTAAGGGGGACACTGAAGGAAAAGAGGGTGTGGTTAAAAAAACCAGGGTGTAGCACtcagaaatttggggttttcccccaAAACAGGTATTTGTGGCACTGCTTCCCCCCaaggggacattttgggggggtcgCACATCAGGAAAGGAGGGTGTGGGAAGGTTTGTGACTCCAAAAGAGTTTTGGTTGCAAGATCAAGGTGTCCTACACAAACCATGGGGTTTTGTCACCCAAAGCTGAGTGTTCTCCCCCCAAACAATCCCTTTGACACCTCTGCCCGCCGAGTGCCCACCTGATGGTGACGTCCCCTTCCTGCCCACCCCCCCCAGGTGGCATCACGGCAGAGGAGGCGCAGCGCTCGAGCCACCTGAACATCGTGGGCATGGTGGGCTCCATCGACAACGACTTCTGCGGCACCGACATGACCATCGGCACCGACTCGGCGCTGCACCGCATCATAGAGATCGTGGACGCCATCACCACCACGGCGCAGAGGTGACAAGGACGCCCCTGTTGTTCCCACCCCCCGGTGGTCCTGTTTCGGGTCAGTGACACTTTCTTGTCCCCGCAGCCACCAGAGGACTTTTGTGCTGGAGGTGATGGGGCGGCACTGCGGGTACGTCCTGGTGGTACCTGGGAGGGGTTCTtgtcaccccaaaaattgggagaaGTGGCTCAAAAGCAGTTTTTGGCCCCATTTCAGGTACCTGGCGCTGATCACAGCCCTGGCCTGCGGCGCCGATTGGGTTTTCATCCCCGAGTCACCTCCTGAGGATGACTGGGAGGAGCACCTGTGCAGGAGGCTGGCTGAGGTGGGACGGGGGATGGACACGGGGTGGGcggatggagggatggatgggggatggatgggtgagggatggacacagggatggacacagggatggatggatgatagatggatgatggatggatggatgatggatggatggatggatggatggatggatggatggatggatggatggacaatggatggatgatggatggatggatggatggatggatggatggatggatggacaatggatggatgatggatggatgatggatggatgatggatggatgatggatggatggatgaacagagggatggatggaaggaaggatggagggatggatggatggatgggtgaaTGGATGTTGGATGGATGAacagagggatggatggatggatgatggatggatggatggatggatggatggatggatggatggatggatgatggatggatgatggatgatggatgatggatgatggatggatgatggatggatggatggatgatggatggatggatgaacagagggatggatggaaggaaggatggagggatggatggatggatgatcTCCCCCCACCTCTGTTGCCACTCCATGATCCCCCCAGACCCGTGACGGCGGCTCCAGGCTCAACATCATCATTGTGGCCGAGGGCGCCATCGACAAGCACGGCAAGGCCATCACCTCAGATGACATCAAATCTGTgagtggggacagggggacatgggggacagcCCCCTTTGACCCCTTCCTTTTTGGGGCCAGTCCCGAAACTCTCCTGTGTCCCCGCAGCTGGTGGTGAAACGTCTGGGGTACGACACCAGGGTGACCATCCTGGGTCACGTCCAGCGTGGGGGGACCCCCTCAGCCTTCGACCGCATCCTGGTGGGCACCTCCTTCCTCACCCCAGTCCCAGATGAGGGGACCTGGAGTGACTGACAGCCCCCCTTGGGAGGTgacacccccgtgtcccctcaggCCAGCAGGATGGGCGTGGAGGCCGTGATGGCACTGCTGGAGGGGACACCGGACACACCGGCCTGCGTGGTCAGTCTGTCCGGCAACCAGGCCGTGCGCCTGCCCCTCATGGAGTGTGTCCAGGTGGTGAGTGGGgatgggggacactgggagtggCCCCAGACCCAGTCCAGCGATGGTTCCCACACCTGAgatgtccccaaaccctccaGGGACCGTCCCCAAGCCTGCCCCAGGGATGGATCccaccccaggacaccccaaaacctccccaggacACCCCATTCCACCCTAATCCCATCCAAAACACTCCAACCATACCCAGGACACCCTGATCCCACCCAGGACACACCaagccccccccccccgtcccaccccagggacagatcccaccccaatccccctctgtgcccccagaCCAAGGATGTCACCACAGCCATGAACGAGGGACGCTTCGAGGACGCGGTGAAGCTGCGAGGCCGGTGGGTGGCACCTCCATGTCCCTGTTCCTGTAACTTCAATGTCCTCAAAATGTCTCTAAAACCtcaatttccccaatttttagGAGCTTTCAGAACAACTGGAATGTCTACAAGCTGCTGGCTCACATCCGCCCGCCTGCCACCAAGGTAGGGGGCACGGGAGAGGGGCCtgacctgggacaccccaattccatcccaggacaccccaggcATGGATGCcacccccatcccatcccaatctAACCCCAATCCCACCTGGGACACTCCAGACACTGATACcacccccatcccatcccaatccaaCCCCAATCCCACCCGGGACACCCCAATCCCACCCAGGACACCCCAATCCCACCCGGGACACCCCAatctcacctgggacaccccaggcACAGATACCACCCCCATCCATCCCAATCCAACCCCAATTCCatcccaggacaccccaggcATGGATGCcacccccatcccatcccaatgCAACCCCAatctcacctgggacaccccaggcATGGATGCcacccccatcccatcccatcccaatctAACCCCAATCCCGCCCGGGACACCCCAATCCCACCCGGGACACCCCAATCCCGCCCGGGACACCCCAATCCCcacgtccctgtccccagagcgGGTACACGGTGGCCGTGATGAACGTGGGCGCTCCGGCCGCGGGGATGAACGCGGCCGTGCGGGCGACCGTGAGGATCGGCCTCATCCACGGCCACCGGATGCTGGCGGTGCACGACGGCTTCGAGGGGCTGGCCTTTGGGATGGTGAGAGTCCAGAGGGGAACGGGGCGGGGATGGTGAGATTCCtacagggaatggggctgggatggatttGAGGGTCCGGCATTTGGGATGGTGAGGGTCCTATGGGGgaaaggagctgggatggggagatCCCTGTGGGATAAAGGGGTGGCCAGGGCATGATGGGTTTGAAGATGGGGAGAGTCCTATAGGGAAAAGGGGTGGGAAAAGGGGGTGAGAAGTGTGGGATGGGTTTGAGGGACTGGAGACGGTTTTGAAGGGTTGGGTTTTGGAACGGGGAGATCCCAGTGCAAAAAGAGTCTGGGAATAGAGTTTGGGAAGTGCAGGATGGATTTGaggggttggattttgggatggggagaTCCCTGTGGGACAAGAGTGCAAGAAAAGggcctgggcaggggcagctgtggcactgcagggatggagatTCCTCAGGAATTCCTCAGGATGGGGGTGTTGAACCCCTGCCCAAACCCCAGCCTTGCTGTGAGTCTGAGCTGTTGCTGTCCCCAAGCCAGGGGACATTGTGTGACCCCAATGTCACTCTGATAGGGCCGAGGGGAGCCAGTGTGACCCCAGATCCTTCTCACACCCCTCTAAACCCCCGTTTCATCCCCAGGTGGAGGAGATCAGCTGGAATACTGTGGgcagctggacagggctgggaggatCCAAACTGGGCACCAAGAGGTGACTCCCCACTCTGTGTGGGGTCGTTTGGGGTCTCTCTGGGGTCCCCCTCTGGTCAGGCTCATCCAGAGGAGTTTTCCCTTCCCAGGACTCTGcccaagaaatattttgaggaGATCAGCGCCAACATCAGCAAATTTGGCATTCACGGTCTTATCATCATCGGTGGCTTTGAGGTCAGCGGggtgtgggcagcagggtgtGGTCAGAGCATGGCTGGGGCATGGTCAGGATGGGGTCAGTGTCCCCTTGCGATCCCCCAGGCACTCACaggcagcctggagctgctggagggacaCATCTGGTTAGGCTGTGGTCAGTGTTGCCACTGTTCCTCTCCTCTCTGCATTGTCGCtgatgtccccattgtccctcAGGCGTTCACGGGTGGCCTGGAGATGGTGGAGGGCCGGGCACGCTTCGAGGAGCTCTGCATCCCCCTGTGCATCGTGCCCGCCACTGTCTCCAACAACGTGCCCGGCTCCGACTTCAGCATCGGCGCCGACACCGCCCTCAACACCATCACCACCGTGAGAGCCCAGAtacctccccaaaatcccctcgtccccaaatccccaacaCCATCACCACCGTGAGAGCCCAGAtacctccccaaaatcccctcgtCCCAGACACCATCTGgtcagaccccaaatccccaacaCCATCACCACAGTCAGACCCCGATCCTATAGCCTCTGATCCCCAACACCATCACCACAGTGAGAGCCCAGATACCTCCCCAAAACGCCCtcgtccccaaatccccaacaCCATCACCACCGTGAGACCCCAGAtacctccccaaaatcccctcgtCCCAGACACCATCTGgtcagaccccaaatccccaacaCCATCACCACAgtgggatcccaaatcctgtATCCCGTATCCGTCCTGATCCCCAACACCATCACCACAGTGAGGTCCCAGTGGAAGTCCCAAATTCCCCTGATCCCAAAGCACTTCTCCCACTCTGAGACCCTGATGGAAATCCCCCAACTCCCCTGACTTTAAACCACGtttcctgaccccaaatcccccatttcaTGTGACCTGATCAAGCAGACTGCAgtgggcaccccaaatcccctgacCTGAATCACTCCCTCAAATCCCCTGGCCCTAAATCCCCtttcctgaccccaaatcctgtccccaTTGCAGACGTGTGACCTCATCAAGCAGTCGGCCGCAGGCACCAAGCGCCGCGTGTTCATCATCGAGACCATGGGCGGCTTCTGTGGCTACCTGGCCACCATGGCCGGGCTGGCGGCCGGCGCCGACGCCGCCTACATCTTTGAGGAGCCCTTCAGCAGCCGTGACCTGCAggtggggacagccctgtcccgtccccagtgtcaccagggggCTGTGGAATGAGGTTTCCGTTCCTGACCCCACTCCTGACCCCGCAGGCCAACGTGGACCACCTGATAGAGAAGATGAAGACCACGGTGAAGAGGGGGCTCGTGCTCAGGTGGGCCCGGCTTGGGGAGGGACCTCGTGTCACGCCCACGGGGACTGGGTTTGGGATCGGGGGAACTGGGCTCCCACTGTGCTGATGGGTTAGAAATGCAAGATTTGGGGTCTTGTGGTGCTGCTGTTTGGGATCAGTGGAATTGTTTGGGACGGGTGAACTGTGGGATCTGGGCCTGATCCTGTCCCTGCTGTAGGAATGAGCGCTGCAATGAGAACTACACCACAGATTTCATCTACAACCTCTACTCCGAGGAGGGCAAAGGGGTCTTTGACTGCCGGAAAAACGTCCTGGGGCACATGCAGCAGGTGGGAACAGGGTGAGGGTTTGGGAATTCCCCCAGAACGGTGTTCAGGGGATTTCCCTGAGAATGGGAtcaggatctgggggatttcactGGCTCATCCTGGATtctcctggggcagggaggcagCCCCACCCCCTTTGACCGTAATTTCGGCACCAAGATGGGCGCCAAGGCCGTGGCCTGGATCACCGGGAAGATCAAGGAATGCTCCCGGCatggtgggtgctgctggatgGGGGATCCCAAAaggaccccagagtgaccctacattcccaaaccattcccaaaAGGCTCTCCAGCGGATTCTGGGGGGTGTTCCCCACTCCTGGATGATCCCAAACATCCCTAACCTCCTCTCCCATGTTTCTGGAGGTCCAAATATTCTCAACCTACCCTCCCACAGGTTTTTCAcctcctggagcatcccaaaCATTCCCAACCCCTGCTCCAGGAGGATCCCAAAcactcccaaatccccctcccagGTGCTCTCCCATCCCTGAAGATTCCCAGACATTCCCACCCTTCCCCCATGTCCTGGAGGACCCCAGGTATTCCCAACTCGCCTCCAGGAGGTTCCCAAACGTTCCGTGTTCCTGCCAGGGCGGATCTTTGCCAACACGGCTGACTCGGCGTGCCTGCTGGGGATGCGCAAGCGCAGCCTGGTGTTCCAGCCCATCGCCGAGCTGCGCCAGCAGACGGATTTCGAGTGCGTGTCCCTCCTGTCCTCCCTTCCCCGCCCCGGGAAAGCGGGATAGAGCCGGGGATCCctccccaggggtgtccccagcctggccctgtcCCCGCAGGCACCGCATCCCCAAGGAGCAGTGGTGGCTGAGGCTGCGGCCCATCCTCAAAATCCTGGCCAAGTACAACATCGAGCTGGACACGTCGGAGACGGCgcacctggagcacctgacCCGCAAGGTCCTGGTCCCCGAGGCCACCgtgtgacagggacagcggccactgccagcctgaggaaccccaaaaatccccttttccctcagCGGCCTGCGGCTTTTGGGGCAATTTATGGGATTTTGAGAAGCGGTCCCCAGGCGATGTCATGATAAATTGAGGATGGGTGGTGGAGGTTGAGGTTTTTAGGGTTAAAAGTCACAAAATGGAGATGTTTCAATAAATTCAGTGCTTGTCCAAGTGCTCCAGGTCTCTGTGAATCCATGGGAAGGCAAACCTAGATCCCACTGACACCAAATCCCTCCTGATCCTCAGGATTTCCCTGCGCAGCATAACAGACAGGGATAAAAAAGGTAGAATTTGAGCTTTCATCCCCAGGTTCATCCCACAGAATAACAATAacagttttcagctgcttgGTTTCACCTTGGAGAGCTGCTCTTCTGTTGGATCCTGGAATagatcccaaaaaaccccccaaaccaaCACCAAAGGGTGAATTACTGGTGGGACACCTCAGGAAGATATTGAAGAGATGGGAGGGAAGCCCTCAGCTCCACGTGGAGCTCTggagaagatttttttcaccCACAAGAATTCCAGACCTGcaaaattttggtttttgaagTGGTTTCACTCTTGATGCAACATAAAATTATGGATAAACAGGGAGAACTTCACTTTCCATGCTGGACAAACACCTGGATCTTTGATTTTCAGCCAACACATCCCACAGATTACTCTGCACCCCAACCCACCATTTCTTGCCTTGGGTCCTTCCTCAGAGGAGACTTTTCCCTTAAAACCTTCtttttgcaaggcaaaaaaacccaaacaaaaaggggaaaaccaGATTAATCCAACAGCTGGGATATAATTTGCCATCAGAGGGATATTGTTCATTGCAGGAGAGTGAAAgaggggggacagggagagaagaagagggaacagagaggaggagatggagggagTGTGAGAGGATGGGAGGaatggaggggacaggggaggaaAGGGATGCAGTGTGAGGCGCCAGCAGGGTCCGGGGTGGCCGAGGGGAACACAAACCACGGAGAGGAACCTGGGAAGTCACAAAGTGAGCGGGGAACCTccccccggggcagggcaggtgtcCCGCCCTcaggtgagcagcagcaggtacTCCTTGAGGCAGGCGGGCAGCGGCAGCTGCTGCACGGCCTGGGGCAGGAAGCGCAGGCCGAGCGAGCGGCGCACGGCGTAGCGCGACAGCGCCTGCAGCGTGCCCGGCGCCGAGCACAGCCGCGTCAGCCGCTGGCACAGCTGCGGGTCCCGGGCCACCTCCCAGGGCAGGCTCCCGTTCTTGCGCAGCTCAAAGTGTCCCGTGGCTCTGTGCAGCAAATCCAGGCAGGAATCCTCGCGCTCCGTGCCCAGGCCCCGCACCAGCAGCGCCACCAGGCGCGAGATGGGGCTCTGCCCCTTCAGGTTGACCACGCGCACCTCGGCGCCGAAGTCCAGCAGGACGCTGACGCTCTCCAGGTTGCCCTTCATGGCCGCCCAGCTCAGGGGGGTGTCGTTGTTGTAGTCCAAGGCGTTGACCAGGGCGCCGTTGGCCAGCAGCGCCCGCACGCACTCGGCGTTGTTCTTGAAGGCCGCCCAGTGCAGCGGCGTGTCCTTGTTGCCGTCCAGGGCGTTGGGGTTGGCTCCGTACTCCAACAAAATCTCCACGCAGGTTTCATCTTTTTCTGCTGCGTAGTGAAGGGCTGTACGGTTGTAGCCGTCCAGGGCGTTCacctgggggagaaaaaaacagtttgGGGGTCAGCTGGATCCCGCAGCAAGGGAAGAGTCAcagtcccaaatcccaaatgcAAATCCCAAATGCAGGGGAAAATCAGGAAGGGTTTTAGCCCAGCAGCCATGGGAAAGTGGGgtaaaaaaatccagcaaattttgggtttaattcctccttcccagcctcctGAAATCTCAGTGCAAACATTTAGGTTTTAATTCTCCTTCCTCGCCCTCCCCAACAGCTCAGCACAAAATTTAGGTTTTAATTCTTCCTCCGCTCCCAAAATCTCAGCCCAAGAACTCCCTCCCTGTTGGGACAAGGAACCTTCCCCTGGCGCCACTTTGTGAGGGGATACAAGcccatggaatatcctgagctggaaaagacctacaaagatcatcaaatccaagccctgaccctgcacaggacacaaaaaaatcctcccacTTTGCTGGGAGCCTTGTCCAAACCCCAGTCCCTGGAGCTTCTGCCCCATGACACTCTGCGGGAAGAactttttcccaaaatccaactTAAACACACCAGCTCTAACCCCAGCTGTTTatcagctcctcctgccttccGTGCTTCTTTTCTTGGCATTTTCCAcctgttttcagtttttcccAAGCTTTACCTCAGCtcctttctgcagcagcagctccacgcAGTCGGCATCAGCCACCATGCAGGCGCAGTGCAGGGGTTTGAGGGTGCCGTGCAGGCAGTTCACATCGGCGCCCTGCGGAGCAGAGGAACCCCCGGTCAGGAACTCCCCCCTTTCCATCCCTTCAGAAAGGGTTAAATCACACAGATCCCGGGGTCAGCAAATCCCAccctttccctgcccttcccatcCCGTCAAGAAAGGTTTAATTAAGAGAAATCCCGTGGGTTCGTTTGTGAGAATGCTCCCGGCCTtaatcccagctcctgcttgTGTTTCACCAATTCACCGACACCAAACGGTGCCCGGAGAGCCCCGGGGGTCCCGAGGGTGGAAGGAAAAGCCTAGAGTCCCTAAACCACCCGGAGATGCCCTGATCTTCCCCTCTCGGGGGCCAAAAACCCCTCCAGACTCCCCACGGAGGCTCCGCAGGGAGCGGGACAGGCGGGGACAGCTCGGGTCAGAGGGACCCGGAGTCCTGGGGTGTCACGGACatgattatctgcaggtgcttttattgagagctctgggatcaggggtacagacccaaatctgactccgacacggctttcgagctgaacctattttatattctatccttatataacttacatgttaattattaaacttttattgttctattgtatacattggcatgagtttctcgtgatctttcttaggcccctgaccatagtttctcatgattattcttactTTTAAGCAGTAATtctatttaattactaaacaatcatcacatctaacaattatgTCATTTATCttgtactagctacacaggtgcagttctagcaaagTACAAGGCCTACATGTAcccagggtattttttttttttcagggcctactaagcttaattttccttttaaccccaaatcccttttgCTATCAGGGGGACTCCAGCAGGCCGGCCCGGCCGGAAAGGGCTCGGGATGTCCCGGGCACGGGGCCTCACCCGGCCGATGAGATCCTCCACGTTGTCCCGCGGGAAGGAGCGGATGGCGGCGATGGTGCGGATGAGGCGCTCGGACAGCGAGTACTTGCTCTGAATGCTCTGCATGATGTACCACATGGCGCGGGCCGCGCCGCGGCATccccggccgggcccgccgagccccgcggcGGGGAGGGAGCGGCCCGGGCCGGACCGAGCCGAGCCGCAGGAGAGTCCGGAGGTGGAGCCGCGGCTGTTCCGGAGGAATCCGGGGCGGTTCCGGGGCGGTTCCGGGGCGGTTCCGGGGCGGTTCGGGGGGCCCGAGCCGCTCCCGGGGCGCTCCGGGATCAGCGGCGGCCCCGGCAGGACGCGGAAACGCCGCGAACCAGAAGTGACGTCACGCCAGgtgccccgccccgccgccctcGCCGCAAATCCAGCTCCGGCGCccccgctggccccgccccctctgTTTCGTTCCTCCAATCCCCAGCACCGGCCGCCCTTAAGCCGCGCCCCCTACCGGATTTCCACCAATCCGCGCATTCCTGAGCTCACGAAGGCCCGCCCCCTCCTCCATAGACCCTCTCGTAACCTCCCAAGATTTTCCCCCGTATCCCGCCTTCCCCTAGGCCACGCCCACACCGAGACACCAACCAATAGGAACGCAGCACTGCAACCGCGAACCGTacgggggcggggcggcgctgTGGAGGCCACGcccccctcccgccccccccGGCCACACAAACggacccaaaatggccccaaaattgGCAttcttttaattcctttttagCTTCTTCTGCCTCCAGCCAACTCCAGGGAAGGCCCGGAGCTCCTGTCCAGGAGCCTCGGGTCCCGTCAGAGGTCCGTGTTTGTCCTTTATGGCCGTGGGTTGAGATCCCACTGGGAGCGCCCGCCCCTCGCCAGCcgcagagcagagccctgtgtCAAGGAGAATAGTTCTGGCTACTTAATTTAGGGGTGGCTACCTCATTTTGGGGAGTGGCTACTGAATTCTGGGGGGGCTTGCTTAccgaatttggggggggggtcctcccagtgctcccagtatcacCAAGCCCCCCTCCCAGTAACCCAAACaccccctcccagtgctcccaggaGCCCAAATTCTCTCCCATTAACCACTTGCCCCTTCCAgtcctcccagtaaccccctcccagtgcccccaagtccctcctggggctccctatatcccctcccagtttatcccagtccctgcaGATTCCCCTCTCCGTgtctcccagtttatcccagtctcctgccagttcctcccagtgccccctgtACCTGTCCCTCGCTTGTCCCAGCCAGGGGGGGCACTAGGAGGGAAAAGGGGTGTTAGAGGTTTTTGAGGTCACCCCAAAGATCAGGGTCAGACTGAGGGACTTCTCTGGGAGGCCTTGGGGTCctgcagggggtttggggagctctgggctccttccgtgggggtttggggtccctaTGGGGAGATACCAGGAGATATCAGTGGTTTGGGGTCACACCATGGGGGTTTGAAGCCCTGTAAGAGCTTTTAGGGTCCCTCCTCGGAGATGAGGAAAGGGAGTGGGGCTTGGAGCTGAAGGGCGGGGCTTGGGGCATTATTTTGGGGTAAATCCTGTAGGATTTGGGGTCGCTCACCCATGCCCGAGGCCAGAGGGGTCCCTGAATTTCTGTAGGCTATGCCAACCTGTGGGGGAGAGCAAACCATTATGGGAACCGCCCTGATTTGTGGTGGCCCCCATTTGGGGTGAGGTGTCACCTGCCATCCTAGGGTGCTGCGGGACTGAGGGGGCTCCAGTGGGGGCAAGCGGCTGCAAAAGAGAGGCGGGAGGTTTGGGGGACCCCCCTGTGCAACTGAGGGACCCCCATCCCAATTCAGGATGCCCTCCCCCCCTTACCTGACCACTTGACTGCTGAGCtgccggcggcggggctggggggtcaCTGGAAAGGAGATGGAACATTTGGGAGGACCCCTATGAGCAAGGAGACGATGGGGAGGTGTTTTAGGGTGTGGAAGACCCCCTTAAAAATTTGGGGGGCGCTTACCTGACTGTGTAGGGGAGGGACGGGGGGTGCTGGTGCGGCTGCTCCAGTGCCAGGCAGgggagagctgtgaggagaTCTGgagggcagttttggggtgggggaagTTTAGGGGGACAGTTTCGAGGGTGAGCAAAGGGCCaggggggctttggggacagtttggaggccagggaaggggcagggggattttgggggccaCCTGCATGCGGCGCAGCTCCTCATTCTCCCGGCGAAGTGActccagctccctgggaagggggaGGATTTAATGGAGGGTGGGAATTCCCCtcatttggggtgggggtccctCCATAGGGAAGCTGAGGGGGGCAGAGCAAAGGGATGGAAGCTCACCAAGATGGCAACGAATGGCAGAACATCCTGTCACCAGTGTGGTAGCCAAGGGGGGGTAAACCCTCCCAAAAAAGTGGCCAGAAGGATGAGGACTCTCATCAAGATGTTGACCAAGGGGTGCTGCCTCACCTATATGCTCAGA
This genomic window contains:
- the PFKM gene encoding ATP-dependent 6-phosphofructokinase, muscle type encodes the protein MPPSPAGPQHAETLGVGKAIAVLTSGGDAQGMNAAVRAVVRVGIYTGAKVFFVCEGYQGLVDGGDHIKEATWESVSMMLQLGGTVIGSARCQDFRAREGRLRAARNLVKRGITNLCVIGGDGSLTGADTFRAEWGGLLAELLKTGGITAEEAQRSSHLNIVGMVGSIDNDFCGTDMTIGTDSALHRIIEIVDAITTTAQSHQRTFVLEVMGRHCGYLALITALACGADWVFIPESPPEDDWEEHLCRRLAETRDGGSRLNIIIVAEGAIDKHGKAITSDDIKSLVVKRLGYDTRVTILGHVQRGGTPSAFDRILASRMGVEAVMALLEGTPDTPACVVSLSGNQAVRLPLMECVQVTKDVTTAMNEGRFEDAVKLRGRSFQNNWNVYKLLAHIRPPATKSGYTVAVMNVGAPAAGMNAAVRATVRIGLIHGHRMLAVHDGFEGLAFGMVEEISWNTVGSWTGLGGSKLGTKRTLPKKYFEEISANISKFGIHGLIIIGGFEAFTGGLEMVEGRARFEELCIPLCIVPATVSNNVPGSDFSIGADTALNTITTTCDLIKQSAAGTKRRVFIIETMGGFCGYLATMAGLAAGADAAYIFEEPFSSRDLQANVDHLIEKMKTTVKRGLVLRNERCNENYTTDFIYNLYSEEGKGVFDCRKNVLGHMQQGGSPTPFDRNFGTKMGAKAVAWITGKIKECSRHGRIFANTADSACLLGMRKRSLVFQPIAELRQQTDFEHRIPKEQWWLRLRPILKILAKYNIELDTSETAHLEHLTRKVLVPEATV
- the LOC115491454 gene encoding E3 ubiquitin-protein ligase RNF212B isoform X1 → MDWFHCSRCFRQDGARFAITNCGHILCEGCGGTDPCPVCGAACRYLPLSEQMRPQEKVFFKNPAAIALKHLDQITQVWRFQTAQVQLLLDLHRDRAQRAQAQLDKAREELRERTRELESLRRENEELRRMQISSQLSPAWHWSSRTSTPRPSPTQSVTPQPRRRQLSSQVVSRLPPLEPPQSRSTLGWQVGIAYRNSGTPLASGMVPPLAGTSEGQGSALRLARGGRSQWDLNPRP
- the ASB8 gene encoding ankyrin repeat and SOCS box protein 8 isoform X1 — protein: MWYIMQSIQSKYSLSERLIRTIAAIRSFPRDNVEDLIGRGADVNCLHGTLKPLHCACMVADADCVELLLQKGAEVNALDGYNRTALHYAAEKDETCVEILLEYGANPNALDGNKDTPLHWAAFKNNAECVRALLANGALVNALDYNNDTPLSWAAMKGNLESVSVLLDFGAEVRVVNLKGQSPISRLVALLVRGLGTEREDSCLDLLHRATGHFELRKNGSLPWEVARDPQLCQRLTRLCSAPGTLQALSRYAVRRSLGLRFLPQAVQQLPLPACLKEYLLLLT
- the ASB8 gene encoding ankyrin repeat and SOCS box protein 8 isoform X2 translates to MPRRGPRHVVHHAEHSEQVLAVRAPHPHHRRHPLLPAGQRGGSHRPGMERGEFLTGGSSAPQGADVNCLHGTLKPLHCACMVADADCVELLLQKGAEVNALDGYNRTALHYAAEKDETCVEILLEYGANPNALDGNKDTPLHWAAFKNNAECVRALLANGALVNALDYNNDTPLSWAAMKGNLESVSVLLDFGAEVRVVNLKGQSPISRLVALLVRGLGTEREDSCLDLLHRATGHFELRKNGSLPWEVARDPQLCQRLTRLCSAPGTLQALSRYAVRRSLGLRFLPQAVQQLPLPACLKEYLLLLT